In Campylobacter sp., the DNA window TTACTTCGGAGGTTTTACATTCTGGATCTTGCGGATTAAATTTTGACAAAATTTTAAGCTTAAAATCCTGTGATGAAATTTTGCTATCGTAAAATTCCGCCTCGATGGAATTTTGGTTCAATATAGTTCCGCAAAATTTCACGACTTAAATCATCGTAAAATTTTGCGGTTTAAAATTCGAGCTTGCAAAGCCTTGCGGCTCTACGATCTTGAGAATTCCACGATCGCTTTGGCAAGCTCTCTAGTAGGATCGACGAAAATCTTATCGCTTTTGATTAATGGCAAAAATATCGGCAGCTCGGTGCAGGCAACGACGTAAATATCAGCATCGATTTTGCCTAGCAAATTCTCAAAAGCCCCCACGTATTCGGCAGTCTTGCCCGCCTTAACGCCTTTGTAGATGCAATCCATCAAAACCGCTTGATTTTCTTCACCAAGCTCCACGCTGATTAGCCCCGCTTCTTTGAGCGGATCGTCGTAAATTTTAGCTTTTTTTGTACCAATAGTGGCTAGCACAGCGATTTCATGGGCGTTTGGATAATTTTTGCGGATCGCTTTTACGGTGACCTCAGCGATATGAATTAGCGGGATTTCCGCCGCAGCTTCTACATCGTCTGCGAAAAAATGCGCCGTGTTGCACGCCATCGCAAACGCCTTGCAGCCTGCATTTTTGAGCCTAACGGCGCTCTCGCTTAGGCGCGGAAGCGGATTTTCACCTTTGCCTAAGATAAATGCCGTGCGATCTTCAATCTGCGGATAGCTATCAATTACAAGCGGAATATTTTCTTGATCGCTGCTCGCCGCAGTCTCTTCTATGATCTTCATATACAGATCCGCACTCGCCAAAGGTCCCATTCCACCGATAATCCCAACTCTTTTCATAGCTCGTCCTTTCTAAATTTTAATTGGGTTAATTCTCCCACTTACTCATATCCATTTCGTTTTCGCTCTTTGCGACGTAGATCGACGCGACAACATCGCCCGTTACGTTCATCGAGGTTCGCCCCATATCCAAAATCGCATCAATGCCCAAAATCATTCCGTAAGCGATCGCTACGTTACCACTTACCTTGACGCCGATAGATTCGAGCACTAAAAGCAGCATCAGCGCACCAGCTCCCGGAACTCCAGCAGTTCCAATCGCCGCAAGCATCGAAGTGATGATGATCGTGAGATAATGGCTGCTGTTTAGATCAATACCGCAAGCATTAGCGATAAAAAGTGTGCACACGCCCAAATATACGGTCGTACCGTTCATATTCACCGTAGCGCCCACAGGCAAAACAAAGCCGTAGATTGCCTTTGGAATGCCCATATCTTCGGCGGTTTGCATCGTAATAGGAAGCGTGCCGTTGGAGCTGCGGGTAACAAAAGCCGTAAGCATCGGCGGGCGCACTTTTTTAAGAAATTTAATCGGGCTAACTCCGATAAGCATACAAATAACGCAATAAACCGCAAATACTTGGATCGCAAGTCCCACGTATAGGGTAATCGTGACGTTTAGTAGCGAACTAAAAGCCTCGATACCGCTTTTATTAAACACTACAAACATTAGCGCAAAAACGCCGATTGGTGCGTATTGCATCACCCAGTGCACGACCTTAAACATAATCTCGCTCATTCCGTCGAAAAAATTATAAACCGTATCGGCGGAGCTTTTGATACGCGCGTCGCTACTATCGCGGCAAAACGCAAGCCCCACGCCGAAAAATAAGCAAAACGCGATGATCGGCAAAATTTCGCCCTTGGCTATGGAATCAAAAGGATTC includes these proteins:
- a CDS encoding amino acid racemase, producing MKRVGIIGGMGPLASADLYMKIIEETAASSDQENIPLVIDSYPQIEDRTAFILGKGENPLPRLSESAVRLKNAGCKAFAMACNTAHFFADDVEAAAEIPLIHIAEVTVKAIRKNYPNAHEIAVLATIGTKKAKIYDDPLKEAGLISVELGEENQAVLMDCIYKGVKAGKTAEYVGAFENLLGKIDADIYVVACTELPIFLPLIKSDKIFVDPTRELAKAIVEFSRS
- a CDS encoding dicarboxylate/amino acid:cation symporter translates to MSENQTKKGGILAFYFNSSLLWRIIIALVLGSAIGMLLPKNMPVGDTTWVAILTPLGDLFVRLLKMIMVPIIICSLIVGTSSISPAHLGKVGVKAIIFYAITTLFAIVIGLACAFIFSPGSGLDLSDASKAVEKAANAPSMSKILLNIIPTNPFDSIAKGEILPIIAFCLFFGVGLAFCRDSSDARIKSSADTVYNFFDGMSEIMFKVVHWVMQYAPIGVFALMFVVFNKSGIEAFSSLLNVTITLYVGLAIQVFAVYCVICMLIGVSPIKFLKKVRPPMLTAFVTRSSNGTLPITMQTAEDMGIPKAIYGFVLPVGATVNMNGTTVYLGVCTLFIANACGIDLNSSHYLTIIITSMLAAIGTAGVPGAGALMLLLVLESIGVKVSGNVAIAYGMILGIDAILDMGRTSMNVTGDVVASIYVAKSENEMDMSKWEN